The proteins below come from a single Corylus avellana chromosome ca3, CavTom2PMs-1.0 genomic window:
- the LOC132174261 gene encoding coatomer subunit gamma-like encodes MAQPLVKKDDDRDDEAEYSPFLGIEKGAVLQEARVFNDPQLDPRRCSQVITKLLYLLNQGETFTKVEATEVFFAVTKLFQSRDIGLRRMVYLMIKELSPSADEVIIVTSSLMKDMNSKTDMYRANAIRVLCRITDGTLLTQIERYLKQAIVDKNPVVASAALVSGIHLLQTNPEIVKRWSNEVQEAVQSRAALVQFHALGLLHQIRQNDRLAVSKLVTSLTRGTVRSPLAQCLLIRYTSQVIRESATSTQTGDRPFYDFLEGCLRHKAEMVIFEAARAITELNGMNKDESFEEILKIRKTKFGPSMPNIKA; translated from the exons ATGGCTCAGCCACTAGTGAAGAAGGACGATGATCGTGACGACGAAG CGGAGTACTCTCCATTTCTGGGGATCGAGAAGGGTGCCGTTCTACAGGAAGCTAGAGTTTTCAATGACCCTCAACTAGATCCTAGGAGATGCTCTCAG GTTATTACAAAGCTTTTGTACCTACTGAATCAAGGGGAGACATTCACAAAG GTCGAAGCCACAGAAGTTTTCTTTGCTGTGACTAAACTTTTCCAGTCAAGAGATATAGGGTTGAGGAGAATGGTTTATCTGATGATAAAGGAGCTCTCTCCTTCTGCAGATGAG GTTATTATTGTGACAAGCTCCCTCATGAAGGACATGAATAGCAAGACGGACATGTATCGGGCAAATGCTATTCGTGTCCTTTGTCGGATAACGGATGGAACCCTTTTGACCCAAATTGAGCGATACTTGAAACAAGCAATTGTTGACAAGAATCCAGTTGTTGCAAGTGCAGCCTTAGTTAGTGGGATTCATTTGCTCCAG ACAAACCCAGAGATTGTGAAGAGGTGGAGTAATGAGGTTCAGGAAGCTGTTCAATCAAGGGCAGCCCTTGTACAGTTTCATGCACTGGGTTTACTTCATCAG ATAAGGCAGAATGATCGGCTAGCTGTAAGCAAGTTGGTTACCAGCTTGACAAGGGGAACGGTGCGCTCTCCTTTGGCCCAATGCCTCTTGATTCGTTACACCAGTCAG GTTATTCGTGAATCAGCCACCAGCACACAAACAGGAGACCGCCCTTTTTATGATTTTCTCGAGGGTTGTTTACGTCACAAGGCTGAAATGGTCATTTTTGAGGCTGCCAGAGCAATCACAGAGCTCAATGGT